The Ignavibacteriota bacterium sequence TTGATTTGGAACCAGGAAGAAAATTAGGAGTTTGTATTTATTATGGTTCAAAAGGAAAATTAATGCACGATAGCTATGGTGAAAGTCCAAGATTAATTCCTGAAACAGCAATGCAGAAATTTACACCTCCAAAGAAAACTATACCAAGATCACCAGGTATATATGAAGAATGGATTCAAGCAATTAAGAATGGAACAAAAAGCACAACAGATTTTGAATACAGCGCAAAACTGACTGAGACAATGCTGTTGGGCAATATAGCAATCAAATTGAAAGATAAAAACACCATTTTAGAATATGACGGTAAAGACGGTAAATTTACTAATATGGATGAAGCTAATGAGCTTTTAACAAAAAAATATCCCCAAGGCTGGGAAATGTAATTATTGATTTTATAATTAAAACAAGATAATAATATGGATCAAAAAAATTCTGGATTCTCTCGTAGAGATTTTATTAAAACTTCCGCTGCTGTTGGAATTGGATTGTTTGCCGCACCATATCTGAAAACTTCCGCTAAAAGTGCTTTATCCGGCGATATTAACGTTGGCTTAATTGGCGCGGGTGCGGAAGGACAAGTGTTAATGGACGCGTGTTTAAAAATTCCAAATATAAAATTCAAAGCCGTATGTGATATTTGGGAAAATTATCATTTAACGCGCGCGGTTAGACTCCTAAAAAAATTCGGGCATGACGCTAACGGTTATATTGATTATAAAGATATGCTTGCAAAAGAAAAAGATCTTGACGCTGTAATTGTTGCGACTCCTGATTTCTGGCATGCGCGTCACGCAATTGCCGCAATGGAAGCGGGTTTACATGTTTATCTAGAGAAAGAAATGGCTAACACTTTGGAAGGAGCGCGTCAAATTGTGCAGACTCAAAAACGAACCGGAAAAATTGTTCAGGTTGGTCATCAAAGAAGAAGTAATCCATATTATTTACATTCATACAATAATTTAATTAAAGAAGCAAATTTACTTGGTAAAATTACTACTGTAAACGGACAATGGAACAGAGCGGTTCAGCCTGATAACGGCTGGCCGCAAAAATTTTCTATTCCAAATAATATTTTAAGCAAATTCGGTTACAAAAATATGCAGGAACATAGAAATTGGCGCTGGTATAAAAATCTCGGCGGCGGACCAATTGTTGATTTAGGTTCGCACCAAATAGATATATATACATGGTTCCTCGGTGTTCCTCCAAGTTCTGTAATGGCAAGCGGCGGAACCGATTATTACGATAAATCAACTCATGAATGGTACGATACAGTTTTAACGACTTTCAAATATAACACGCCAACCGGAATAGTGAGAGCATTTTATCAAACAATAACGACAAATAGCAACCAAGGATATTTTGAAACATTTATGGGTGATCAAGGCGCTTTAACAATTTCCGAATCAGCCGGAAGAGTTGGTGTTTATAAAGAAGCTAATGCACCGCTTTGGGACCAATGGGTAACAAAAAGATATTTAGAGGCACCTAAGGAAGAACCGAAAAAAGAAAATACTTCGGCAGTTTTGGATGTAAGAGAAACAGCCGCGCCTCCTAAATTTACATTGCCAATTAAGTTTAACGATCCGTATCATAAGCCTCATTTAGAAAACTTTTTTAACACTATTAGAGGTAAAGATACATTGAACTGCCCGGTTGAAGTAGGTTATGAAACCGCGGTTGCCGTTTTGAAAGTAAATGAAGCAATTCAGGCAAAGAGAGAAATTAATTTTAACCCTTCTGAATTTAAAATATAGAATATTTATGAAATCCTACTTTAGAATTTTAATAAAATTAATTGTCGTCCTATTA is a genomic window containing:
- a CDS encoding Gfo/Idh/MocA family oxidoreductase, translated to MDQKNSGFSRRDFIKTSAAVGIGLFAAPYLKTSAKSALSGDINVGLIGAGAEGQVLMDACLKIPNIKFKAVCDIWENYHLTRAVRLLKKFGHDANGYIDYKDMLAKEKDLDAVIVATPDFWHARHAIAAMEAGLHVYLEKEMANTLEGARQIVQTQKRTGKIVQVGHQRRSNPYYLHSYNNLIKEANLLGKITTVNGQWNRAVQPDNGWPQKFSIPNNILSKFGYKNMQEHRNWRWYKNLGGGPIVDLGSHQIDIYTWFLGVPPSSVMASGGTDYYDKSTHEWYDTVLTTFKYNTPTGIVRAFYQTITTNSNQGYFETFMGDQGALTISESAGRVGVYKEANAPLWDQWVTKRYLEAPKEEPKKENTSAVLDVRETAAPPKFTLPIKFNDPYHKPHLENFFNTIRGKDTLNCPVEVGYETAVAVLKVNEAIQAKREINFNPSEFKI